AAACCCAGCTTCGACAACAACACAGTGTTCCAATTTTAGGCCAGAAGTTATGACATTTACATTCATCAGTGCCTACCCTGTGACTTAAGGAAAAAATgggaattaaaaaacagaaacaatagaaATGCACGCACCAAAACTAGAAAGCTTCTGATTAAATGTAAGATCTTAATATTTAGGTTAGTTTTTATGAAAGGCATCTATTTGGTCATCCTGTATTCATTATATAACATCATATGTAAATAGAATAGCTATGTTACAACCTATCACAAAAAGCACCTTTTCAAGTGAGCTCCCTTAATGGAAAATGGCAAGGGTCCTCTAAGTATTTTCCCAAAGATAGCTGCCATTATCCACTCATTCCAAGGCACAAACAACCACGGTAAAAGATTTCTTGATATGGACCTCCACCAACACtgccattcattcaataaatatttactgagctcctaCTATACGCTCCAACAGTGCCCAGCACTGGGTGTTCTAGGCACTGGAAATTCAACAGTAATCAAAATATCCAAGGTCCCACCTCATGAAACCTATATTCTAGGAGTTGCTTGACCACATTCATTACTTTAACTGTGATGAATGAGAAGAGTCTGCAAATGTTAGGAAGAaataatgagtaaaataaaaaagaattgaggAAGCACAAAGAGCCTAAAAAAGCAACTTGCCCAGTCTGGGATTCCAGTTTgctgagaaaaaagaatgcttctATCTACACAATTACAAGTTTCTAATTTAGAGGTGGGGAGTGGGAGGTTGGGAGGCTGGAGTTAAATTAAATTGCCCTCATTACATACCACTGAAAAGAgttctaaatatttctttaaatttttaatataacacatttttattggGTTTTACCTCTGGAGTGGCTCGAAGATAAATGATTCCATCCAATTCAAGGCTTTGGCCAAATTGGTTATTCATCCAGTCATGCCAGTCTTGATAAATTGTCCACTCtgtttcattcatgcattcagaTTCATACAAATTAGATGCAAAAATATACCTAAAAGAGAGTCTTCATCAACACATGTatcatttcaaaaaaaaccaccaaagaaataaaaaagagaacagGAACATGAAACATTCTCCTAAATCCAGTGGCATATAGTGCtgtggaaagcagaaaaagacaGGAGCCTTTCCATCATGTTTTTGGCCAATAGTTCTCAAAATATGGAGTGAGGACCCCATAAGTCCCCAAGATCTTCTAACAGGTTCTGTGAGAGGCCAGATTACTTCATATACCGATATActtcaaacaaacacacacaccataaCAGGTTAAATACAGAAGCATAAATAAAAATCCAGCTGTCTTTTAATAAGTGAGGCATTAAAGATATCTGCAAAAATGTAAAGCAATGATACTCttctagctttttattttagaaaatataactttttgtcaaatgtatttatattaatatgtaatgaaTGTATTATTgctaattttaaatcatttttgtgCATCTTAATTTCTAGTAATGTAAGTATCAATAGCACAGGCTCTTTGGACACCTCGATAGTTATTAAGAATTGAAAAGGGTCCTGAGATCAAGATGTTTGAGAACCTCTGTTCTGAGCTAACTTTGGAGGTCAAAAGAATCCTAGCCTAAGTAGGGCAATTCTAAGGCCCCTTAGAGACTTTTGTCTTCTTTCTCCAGGTAAGAGTCTAGGATATAGATCCAGATTTAACCAGAGCAGATGAGAATTTTAAAAGGGTTAGAGGGAAAAACAACTTCTCTGCAAATTTAAATGAGATAGACACCACCATATTCCCAACAGTTTCTATGGAAGCTGGGGATTATAAATGCAATAACTTCCCTAATGCCATTAGTACCAGACTGCTGAGGGatttaaatgtcattttccaTCTTAAATCCTCAACTCGGCCATTCATTATTACTAATTCCcaggaaacataaaaaaaaaaaaaaaaaaaaagtccagttcTAAGATAAAAACCTCAAATGGCCACGTACAAGCCATTTATACATACCTGTCACTATACACAGATCGTTCAAAAAATAATACAGGTTTCTCTGCATCTTTGAGCTTGCCATTCAGAGAGGCAAGCTGAGCTCTTATTCGACTGAGACAGGCATATGTTTGGAAGGTAAAAGACCATCGTTCAGGTTTCTCATACATCATCTGAAGAACATTCCCACCGTTTTTCTGAGACATTGTAAGTTCCTATTTTGAATgtgcaaaaagaaacaaaaagcaaaattaatgaTCAATAgggctattttaatttttaaggctaaaaaataaaagtcagataAATAAATGCAATCATGATTAGCAAAACCAAGATTATCAAGTTCCCTTTCTCATACTCTTTCCCAATATATTTTTCAGATTGTCTGAGGTCTGGAAAAATCCTTAGATCTTTCTCACAAGAGGTTACAAACTAATAACCTATGGAAGAAATCATTGTTTGGTCCCAAAggcctttttaaaactttgactTAGTTTGTCAATATTATTGTCAATAtttaaaagctaaataatttcacataaaatatttggatgtacttttttttttttttttgagatggagtcttgctctgttgccctggctggagtgtagtggcacgatctcagctcactgcaacctccgcctactgggttcaagcaattctcccacctcagcctcccaagtagctgggactacaggtgcataccaccatgcccaactaattttttatatttttagtagagatggggtttcaccgtgttagcccggatggtctcgatctcctgacctcatgatccgcctgccacggcctcccaaagtgcagggattacatcttctttttaaaaatgaaaaaaccaaGCAGTACCATGCCCATATTCCCTCTTTGCAAAAATCAGCTAAAGTCAAGTCACAGATGCCTCCTTTAGATGGGATATATGCTCTCTGGCTTATTAATCCCCACCATTTCCAGACGATTTTCATAACAGGCCTGATATATTCATTTGGCTGTCTGGCCCCTTTAGGCATTTGTATTTGTAACCCTCCAATCTTCTAATATAATAGAATAGTTCCTGTCCCAGGTTTTGCAATTCAATAATCTTATTGTTAGAACCACATTTTACATGTTGaggaaaaatacaaatgtaaattttaaaatgaagtacccaccgtctgggaagtgaggagcgcctctgcccggccacccaccgtctgggaagtgaggagcgcctctgcccggccgccccgtctgggaagtgaggagcgcctctgcccagccacccatcgtctgggaagtgaggaacgcctctgcccggccacccatcgtctgggaagtgaggagcgcctctgcccggccaccccgtctgggaagtgaggagcgcctctgcccggccgccccgtctgggaggtgaggagcgcctctgcccggcctcccatcgtctgggaggt
The nucleotide sequence above comes from Symphalangus syndactylus isolate Jambi chromosome 10, NHGRI_mSymSyn1-v2.1_pri, whole genome shotgun sequence. Encoded proteins:
- the DCK gene encoding deoxycytidine kinase isoform X3 — translated: MSQKNGGNVLQMMYEKPERWSFTFQTYACLSRIRAQLASLNGKLKDAEKPVLFFERSVYSDRYIFASNLYESECMNETEWTIYQDWHDWMNNQFGQSLELDGIIYLRATPEKCLHRIYLRGRNEEQGIPLEYLEKLHYKHESWLLHRTLKTNFDYLQEVPILTLDVNEDFKDKYESLVEKVKEFLSTL